A portion of the Leptospira congkakensis genome contains these proteins:
- a CDS encoding response regulator transcription factor yields the protein MLLSFDCVDDDPKFTKELTIVLSSFSTRIRIFGSAEDYLTNLSEETSLLFFDIKLPGIDGIQLTQIVREKMRDPRIVVLSALDSDEVLFQALKAGAIGYILKSDLRKLPDMVEDLINGGAVITPTLALRVLKSFQEPRVNLKHGFEELTAREKEILQELVSGQSLKEVAEELEISTHTVSTHAKNIYRKLQVNNRIQLLKRAAELGLY from the coding sequence ATGTTACTTAGTTTTGACTGCGTTGACGACGACCCAAAGTTTACAAAAGAACTAACAATAGTCCTTTCATCGTTTTCTACGAGAATCCGTATTTTTGGAAGTGCCGAAGATTATCTTACAAATTTATCGGAAGAAACATCTCTATTATTTTTTGATATCAAACTTCCAGGGATTGATGGAATCCAATTAACTCAAATTGTCAGAGAGAAGATGCGGGATCCTCGCATTGTTGTTTTATCGGCTTTAGACTCCGATGAAGTTTTATTTCAAGCACTTAAAGCAGGAGCTATAGGATATATCTTAAAATCGGATCTACGTAAATTACCCGATATGGTAGAAGACTTAATTAATGGTGGAGCAGTCATTACTCCTACTTTAGCATTAAGGGTTTTAAAGAGCTTTCAGGAACCGAGAGTAAACCTCAAACACGGATTTGAAGAGCTAACAGCTCGTGAAAAAGAAATTTTACAGGAACTAGTATCTGGTCAGTCCCTCAAGGAAGTAGCAGAGGAATTAGAAATTTCAACCCACACCGTCTCTACTCACGCTAAAAATATCTATAGAAAACTACAAGTGAACAATAGAATACAGCTTTTGAAGAGAGCTGCAGAATTAGGATTATACTAA